In Actinomycetota bacterium, a genomic segment contains:
- the argH gene encoding argininosuccinate lyase gives MTLWKGRIPGGLAPEAWRFLHSLPHDRHLWPDDIVGTMAHVRALEDARVLTREEARSMLDRLSELHGHPELIDETDEDVHSAIERLLTYALGPLGAKVHAGRSRNDQVATAMRLRTRREVLAVWEAVVKLGEAIATRAGENVRTLAPGYTHLQRAQPVTIGHWLAAHGFAFLRDADRLREAYRAADVSPLGAGALAGNTLGTDPAVGMKALGFSQRFRNSIDAVSDRDYLCDAAYAATMAGSHLSRLAEELVLWSSTEFGFVRLPDRYATGSSMMPQKRNPDVAELARAQVGTAAGALVGLLLVTKGLPLAYDRDLQADKQNLGDAFASVEAAFTAMAGLVSEIGFDTERLAAACSDDAQLATDLAEALVGRGVPFRTAHERVARLARGPGSLREALEAEPDAMDPLTQGEALALLEPAAAVQRRTTPGGPSAASVKRQVSTLSRHLAKHRELIGGLVRTQPSPASVRRRRQT, from the coding sequence TTGACCCTGTGGAAGGGCAGGATCCCGGGAGGGCTCGCTCCGGAGGCGTGGAGGTTCCTGCACTCCCTGCCCCACGACCGCCACCTGTGGCCGGACGACATCGTGGGCACGATGGCGCACGTCAGGGCGTTGGAGGACGCGAGGGTCCTGACGCGTGAGGAGGCGCGGTCGATGCTGGACCGGCTCTCCGAGCTCCACGGCCATCCCGAGCTGATCGACGAGACCGACGAGGACGTCCACTCCGCGATAGAGCGCCTCCTCACCTACGCGCTCGGACCCCTGGGAGCCAAGGTGCACGCCGGCCGTTCCCGCAACGATCAGGTCGCCACCGCGATGAGGCTGCGCACGAGGCGGGAGGTCCTCGCGGTGTGGGAGGCGGTCGTGAAGCTGGGTGAGGCGATAGCGACCCGGGCCGGGGAGAACGTCCGGACCCTCGCCCCCGGCTACACGCACCTGCAGCGCGCCCAGCCGGTGACGATCGGACACTGGCTCGCCGCCCACGGGTTCGCCTTCCTGCGCGACGCCGACCGGCTCCGCGAGGCCTACCGGGCGGCCGACGTAAGCCCGCTCGGCGCCGGCGCCCTGGCCGGGAACACCCTCGGGACCGACCCGGCCGTCGGGATGAAAGCCCTCGGGTTCTCGCAGCGCTTCCGCAACTCGATCGACGCCGTCTCCGATCGCGACTACCTGTGCGACGCGGCGTACGCGGCCACGATGGCGGGGAGCCACCTGTCCAGGCTCGCCGAGGAGCTCGTCCTATGGTCCAGCACCGAGTTCGGGTTCGTCCGGCTCCCGGACCGCTACGCCACCGGGTCGAGCATGATGCCGCAGAAGCGCAACCCCGATGTGGCCGAGCTCGCCCGGGCCCAGGTCGGGACGGCGGCCGGCGCGCTGGTCGGCCTCCTACTGGTCACGAAGGGGCTCCCGCTGGCCTACGACCGCGACCTCCAGGCCGACAAGCAGAACCTCGGGGACGCCTTCGCCTCCGTCGAGGCGGCCTTCACGGCCATGGCGGGGCTCGTCTCCGAGATCGGGTTCGACACCGAGCGGCTCGCCGCCGCGTGCTCGGACGACGCCCAGCTGGCCACCGACCTCGCCGAGGCGCTGGTCGGTCGCGGGGTGCCGTTCAGGACCGCGCACGAACGCGTCGCCCGCCTCGCCCGCGGACCTGGCTCCCTGAGGGAGGCGCTGGAGGCCGAGCCCGACGCGATGGACCCGCTCACCCAGGGGGAGGCGCTGGCCCTGCTCGAGCCTGCAGCCGCGGTCCAGAGACGCACCACGCCTGGGGGTCCGTCCGCCGCATCGGTGAAGCGGCAGGTCTCGACGCTCTCGAGGCACCTGGCGAAGCACCGGGAGCTGATCGGGGGACTCGTCCGGACCCAGCCTTCCCCCGCGTCGGTGCGACGGCGTCGTCAGACGTAG
- a CDS encoding argininosuccinate synthase yields MSDKCVLAFSGGLDTSVCVAWLRENHGYDVVALTVDVGQGAELEGLEVRAEAAGVSELVVVDAREEFVTGFCWPALRANALYEGRYPLVSALSRPLIASHLVRVARETGATAIAHGCTGKGNDQVRFETSIAALGPDLTVHAPIRETGMQRDQALAYAAERGIPVVATKEKPYSVDENLWGRAIESGVLEDPWTAPPDKDVYEFTLSPQEAPDEPAEVVIGFEAGLPVSVDGEAIGPVEIVRLMQELAGRHGVGRIDMIENRLVGIKSREVYEVPASLALITAHRDLEDLVLERDLAHFKQSVELRYAELVYNGLWFSPLKRSLDAFVDSTQDAVTGEVRLRLHKGTARPTGRRSERALYSPELATYGSEGDAFRHDAAAGFITLWSLPVRVWAQRGGAGS; encoded by the coding sequence GTGAGCGACAAGTGCGTCCTCGCCTTCTCGGGCGGGCTCGACACGTCGGTGTGCGTGGCCTGGCTGCGCGAGAACCACGGCTACGACGTGGTGGCCCTCACCGTCGACGTCGGACAGGGAGCCGAGCTCGAGGGGCTCGAGGTCCGGGCGGAGGCGGCGGGCGTGTCGGAGCTCGTCGTCGTCGATGCCCGCGAGGAGTTCGTGACCGGGTTCTGCTGGCCGGCGCTGCGCGCCAACGCCCTGTACGAGGGCCGCTACCCGCTCGTGAGCGCCCTCTCCCGCCCGCTCATCGCCAGTCACCTCGTTCGCGTCGCCCGGGAGACGGGCGCTACGGCGATAGCCCATGGCTGCACCGGGAAGGGGAACGATCAGGTGCGCTTCGAGACGTCGATCGCCGCCCTCGGACCCGATCTCACCGTGCACGCACCCATACGGGAGACCGGGATGCAGCGCGACCAGGCGCTCGCGTACGCGGCGGAGCGCGGCATCCCGGTAGTCGCGACGAAGGAGAAGCCGTACTCGGTGGACGAGAACCTGTGGGGGAGGGCGATCGAGTCGGGGGTCCTGGAGGACCCGTGGACCGCACCCCCCGACAAGGACGTGTACGAGTTCACCCTGTCACCCCAGGAGGCTCCCGACGAGCCCGCGGAGGTGGTGATCGGCTTCGAGGCAGGGCTGCCGGTCTCGGTGGACGGCGAGGCCATCGGTCCGGTCGAGATCGTCCGACTCATGCAGGAGCTCGCCGGCCGCCACGGGGTGGGGCGGATCGACATGATCGAGAACCGGCTCGTGGGGATCAAGTCCCGCGAGGTGTACGAGGTGCCGGCCTCCCTCGCGCTCATCACCGCCCACCGCGACCTCGAGGACCTGGTCCTGGAACGTGATCTGGCCCATTTCAAGCAGTCGGTCGAGCTGCGCTACGCGGAGCTCGTCTACAACGGGTTGTGGTTCTCCCCCCTGAAGCGGTCACTCGACGCCTTCGTCGACTCGACCCAGGACGCGGTGACGGGGGAGGTGCGGCTGCGCCTGCACAAGGGGACCGCCCGCCCGACGGGGCGGAGGTCGGAGCGCGCGCTCTACAGCCCGGAGCTCGCCACCTACGGGTCCGAAGGGGACGCGTTCCGCCATGACGCCGCGGCCGGGTTCATCACCCTGTGGTCGCTCCCCGTCCGGGTCTGGGCGCAGCGGGGAGGCGCGGGCAGTTGA
- a CDS encoding arginine repressor, translated as MPRSSAPDRASRRRRLLELLQEGFTGTQDEIVQALRAQGFTVTQATVSRDLDALGAVRRHEGDRFVYALPSRNGPPEGLSKHLLAELLVDLTSSGNMVVVRTFPGMASTVAAIIDATRPTGAIGTIAGDDTVFVVADERTGGRRLAERIRRQADERGAS; from the coding sequence ATGCCCCGCAGCTCCGCTCCCGACCGGGCGTCGCGAAGGCGGCGTCTGCTCGAGTTGCTCCAGGAGGGGTTCACCGGTACCCAGGACGAGATAGTGCAGGCGCTGCGGGCGCAGGGCTTCACCGTGACGCAGGCGACCGTGTCCCGCGACCTGGACGCGCTGGGCGCCGTGCGCCGCCACGAGGGGGATCGGTTCGTCTACGCGCTCCCGTCCCGCAACGGGCCCCCGGAGGGACTGAGCAAGCACCTCCTGGCCGAGCTCCTCGTGGACCTGACCTCGTCGGGCAACATGGTCGTCGTCCGCACCTTCCCGGGGATGGCCTCGACGGTGGCCGCGATCATCGACGCGACACGGCCCACGGGCGCGATCGGGACGATAGCCGGCGACGACACGGTCTTCGTGGTCGCGGACGAACGGACCGGCGGGCGGAGACTGGCCGAGCGGATACGCAGGCAGGCGGACGAGAGAGGAGCATCGTGA
- the argF gene encoding ornithine carbamoyltransferase yields the protein MRHLLRTADLRRHELTRLLTLAVELKADPFSRLDLGRGRSVAILFEKPSLRTRFSLESALARLGAHPIGAYDQEVGVGTREPVTDVGRVLDRYVDAVVMRTFAHMRLEELASVCETPVVNALSDAHHPLQSLADLMTVAEACCASDPAALSGVPVAYVGDGNNVAHSLIEACALAGMPVRIACPPGYEPDPDVVGWAQEAGGEVLLTDDPMEAARGAAAVYTDVWASMGREHEAERRRALFEPYRVTRELMGAASPEAVFLHCLPAHRGDEVTAEVIDGPASRVWDQAENRLHTAAAVFATIFGGAS from the coding sequence ATGAGGCACCTGCTCCGGACGGCCGACCTCCGGCGCCACGAGCTGACCCGGCTCCTCACCCTCGCCGTGGAGCTGAAGGCCGACCCCTTCTCCCGGCTCGACCTCGGACGCGGGCGTTCCGTGGCGATCCTGTTCGAGAAGCCCTCGCTGCGCACCCGTTTCTCGCTCGAATCGGCGCTCGCCCGGCTCGGCGCCCACCCGATCGGCGCTTACGACCAAGAGGTCGGGGTCGGGACCCGGGAGCCGGTCACCGACGTCGGCCGCGTCCTGGACCGCTACGTCGACGCGGTGGTGATGAGGACCTTCGCGCACATGCGGCTCGAGGAGCTCGCATCGGTCTGTGAGACCCCGGTCGTGAACGCCCTCTCGGACGCGCACCACCCGCTGCAGTCGCTGGCCGATCTCATGACGGTGGCCGAGGCGTGCTGCGCATCCGATCCGGCGGCGCTGTCCGGGGTGCCGGTGGCTTACGTCGGGGACGGCAACAACGTCGCCCACTCGCTCATCGAGGCTTGCGCCCTGGCCGGGATGCCGGTCCGGATCGCCTGCCCCCCGGGGTACGAGCCCGACCCGGACGTCGTGGGGTGGGCCCAGGAGGCCGGGGGAGAGGTCCTGCTCACGGACGACCCGATGGAGGCGGCCCGGGGCGCGGCCGCGGTGTACACCGACGTGTGGGCGTCCATGGGGCGCGAACACGAGGCCGAGCGCCGCCGGGCCCTCTTCGAGCCGTACCGCGTCACCCGCGAGCTGATGGGGGCAGCGTCGCCCGAGGCCGTCTTCCTGCACTGCCTCCCCGCCCACCGGGGCGACGAGGTGACGGCCGAGGTGATCGACGGTCCGGCGTCGCGGGTCTGGGACCAGGCCGAGAACCGGCTCCACACGGCGGCGGCCGTCTTCGCGACGATCTTCGGAGGAGCCTCCTGA
- a CDS encoding acetylornithine/succinylornithine family transaminase — MSSLMANYRRFDVVLERGEGSWLYDTEGRRYLDWLAGIGVNVLGHAHPAVVAAIREQAGVLVHTSNLFHTPQGAAAAEAVAGRLGGGSVFFCNSGAEAVEAALKLARRRAWRAGEADRFEVVCVQGSFHGRTYGALAATMQPAKQEGFGPLPAGFVSVPPNDLDALRAAVSERTCAILFEPVLGEGGVLPVERAWAQTARALADEHGALVVCDEVQTGVGRTGRWWGFEHLAIRPDAVTLAKALGGGLPVGALWVDDPHSEVLQPGDHATTFGGGPLVCAVVRTVLETVDRSGLVERAAQVGERIRRGLSDLGAVRGHGLLLALDLGEPVAREVVERALSAGLIVNDVSPTAIRLAPPLVLTDDEAETGIDLLRRAVAG, encoded by the coding sequence ATGTCGTCTCTCATGGCCAACTACCGGCGGTTCGACGTCGTCCTCGAACGCGGCGAGGGGTCGTGGCTGTACGACACGGAGGGACGGCGCTACCTGGACTGGCTGGCCGGGATCGGGGTGAACGTCCTCGGCCATGCCCACCCGGCGGTCGTGGCCGCGATACGCGAGCAGGCGGGGGTGCTGGTGCACACGTCCAACCTCTTCCACACCCCGCAGGGCGCGGCCGCCGCCGAGGCGGTTGCCGGCCGTCTCGGGGGTGGATCGGTCTTCTTCTGCAACTCGGGAGCCGAGGCCGTGGAGGCGGCCCTGAAGCTCGCCCGTCGCCGGGCCTGGAGGGCGGGGGAGGCCGACCGCTTCGAGGTCGTCTGCGTGCAGGGATCGTTCCACGGACGGACGTACGGCGCCCTCGCGGCCACGATGCAGCCCGCTAAGCAGGAGGGGTTCGGACCGCTCCCGGCCGGGTTCGTCTCCGTCCCCCCGAACGACCTGGACGCGCTCCGCGCGGCCGTGTCCGAACGGACCTGCGCGATCCTGTTCGAGCCCGTTCTCGGGGAGGGAGGCGTCCTGCCCGTGGAGCGGGCCTGGGCGCAGACCGCCCGAGCGCTCGCAGACGAGCACGGCGCGCTCGTCGTATGCGACGAGGTCCAGACGGGTGTCGGTCGGACAGGGCGCTGGTGGGGGTTCGAGCACCTCGCCATCCGTCCGGACGCGGTGACGCTCGCGAAGGCGCTCGGCGGGGGGCTCCCGGTCGGCGCCCTGTGGGTGGACGACCCCCACTCGGAAGTCCTGCAGCCGGGGGACCACGCCACGACGTTCGGTGGCGGACCGCTCGTCTGCGCGGTCGTCCGGACCGTGCTCGAGACGGTGGACCGGTCCGGGCTCGTCGAACGGGCGGCGCAGGTGGGGGAGAGGATCCGCCGCGGCCTGTCCGACCTGGGAGCCGTGCGTGGCCACGGCCTCCTGCTCGCCCTCGACCTCGGCGAGCCCGTGGCGCGCGAGGTGGTGGAGCGGGCGCTATCGGCCGGCCTGATCGTGAACGACGTGAGCCCGACGGCCATACGCCTGGCTCCCCCCCTGGTGCTGACCGACGACGAGGCGGAGACGGGGATCGACCTCCTGCGGCGGGCGGTGGCGGGATGA